The genome window CTATCCGAGCTGGGAAAGACAGGTTCTGAGCTCTGAGTGCTCTGTTGGGAGGCTTGGTGGCCAGCGCTGCTCTGCGACTGACGGTTTCTCAAAGTCTCTGCCCGTGCAATCTCAACCATCATGTCATGAACGGACTGATCCATGACTGGCACGATTTCCTGGGGGTAGGCTTGAATTTGATGCCATAGCTTTCGGGTTGGTGGATATAGGTTCAGGTCAGAGATATCAAGATAAAGTCGTGTTGTTCCCAAGAGCAACATGTTCTCCAGAGCCTCCCAATATGGCTTTGACTCTGCATCAGGAGCGTTCTGAACATCTTCATCTGACGCACCATCGCGGTACATCCGATACTTCTGTGTAAAGTTGCGAAGGAATTCCTTGAACGATGCGAAGGTATCGTCGATAGAGACAGTCGTGCCCCAAATAAGACTTTGTCCTTGTCCACCAAGAACATCAGCCTCTGACGTATTGGGGTCCCTGTTCGCGAAAGAGGCGGCATCGGATCCATCAGCGGGACCCTCACGAACTACACGGCCAGCATCGTCGAGAATCACTCGCCGAGAAGCACGGGGTGTTCGAGTCGCATCGGAGTTGATATCACCTCTGCGGTGAGGTGCCGGCGTGCCGAGTTGAGAACCCAAGAACAAGCCGCTGCTCTCACTTCGAAGCTCAGACTGTTGTCGCAGTGATCTGCCAGGGCTGGAGCTAGGCTCGTAGTGGATAGGTGAAGATCCTATGGTGGTCAGTTAAGTGAAGGTAAGGTTGATTAAGCCAGTTCTCACCTCCATGATAGGCCGGTGTGGTTGGGTTTGCTCGAGGTGTTCTTTCAGGATCCAGGTCGCTTTGAGTATCTGTCATCTGTCGCAGGGGAGGGCTAGGGACATCGCTCTGGCTGTTCGTCATATGCCCAAATGGCGAAGACACATCTCCGGGGAGATTGTTCTGATTGCTTGGTCCTGGTGACGAAGACTGATAGTGGAGGGGACTCGAAGGGGCATCGAGCTGAGAGTTTCCTTGACGGGGCGTCTCTGAATTGCCAGCAGCACGACGAGGGGTCGCTGAGCTGCGTGTCGACCTTTTCGTAGGCGACGACATTTTCGTTTTGGGTTATTTGTATGTTTATGCCAGAGAAGGTAGAAGAAGTGACTTGGCGTGACCCTTGTCTTTTGCtactgttgatgttgggaaattggtggtgaagatgaggggCCGCGCAGGGATTGGCTGGGTGACGGGTCGCGTCTCCTTTTTCAGACGCGTAAAGTGCTTGACGCGAGGGCGGGGGGCTTGCCAATTAACCCGTCATACAGGGAGCTTTTGATAAGATAAGACGGTTGGCCATACGGAGCGGTCAAACGTTGGTCCCGGGTATCCCTAACAGTGTGGCATTGTTGGCATCTGGAGGAGCCACCATTGAAGTAGAGCACTTACAAGCCAACAAACATTAAAACAGATTGCAATCATGGCCCCTGGGATGTCGCTTTTCTCGGTTCAGGCCATCCTGATCCTCAGCACTGAAGATGGCTCTCGGATATTCGCAAAGTACTTCCAGCCACCTCATTCAGCACCTAATGGTACATTCATCCTCCCCTGAGCTTCCCTCACTATGCTACCAGTGAGCGCAACGACAGCTGACAACTGTTACGAACAGCTCCCACAAGCACGTCAGCCAACCCCTACTCCGATGCGAAATCGCAAAAGGCTTTTGAGAAGGGTCTTATCGACAAGACTGCCAAGCAGAACGGCGATATCATTCTTTACGATAACCGAATTGTGCTGTACAAGATGGAGTCAGATGTCATGATGTATGTTGTTGGCAGTGTCGACGAGAACGAGATTCTGCTCTACAACACCATTCTCGCTCTGCGGGACTCTCTCCACATCCTCTTCAAGTTagtttctttcttttcgaGCCCGCGCAAACCATTGAAGCACCGCTAACACAGTACTATAGGCAATCCGTTGACAAGAGGACAATTGTCGAGAACTACGACCTTGTTTCGCTAGctattgatgagattgtcgacGATGGCATCATTCTTGAGACTGATCCCACTATCATTACCCAGCGCGTTAGTCGAGCACCCACTCAAGACATGCCCGTTGGCCGCATCGACCTTAGCGAACAGGGTGTCAACAACTTGGCGCAGCTAGGAAAGTCGAAACTGGCGGACTGGCTCCGTCAGGGTCTGTAGAGATGGGAACAGGTTTATGTGTGGAGAGTCGGGAGTTTTGTCGTTATTCAGCGCCGCATGCAAAACCAAAATCAAAAGAGGAAGACGCCGCGCCAgtggtctggtctggtctggtctggctGACACAGGGTCAAGAAACAGAGTGTTTTTTTATACAGGTGTGCTGGTGTTCTAATTGATATGATCATTCATGCTCTAGTCTCTGAAGCCGCTTTACGGAGCCGGTTCATGACCGCCGCTGCGATATCGCTTCTATCTTCTATACCATCAACAAAAATGGTGTCTGCGCCTCGTCGATCAAACTCCCGGAGCGCTGCAAAAAGACCTCTCGCAATTCCTTCAGTGCCTCTGCCCAGATCGATATCCAAGATCTTTCCTATTGGCTGCTCCTTTTCATCCAACAGATCGCCCTCGTATACTTGGAATGGCGAGTCATCCTCATCGGGTCCTTGTACGTCGGTGAGATGCTGAAAGCTGGCGCATCGCAGACCAGCCCCTGACTTCCATCGCTGGGTGCGAATAACCCCAACAACCCTGCCCTTCCGCTCGCCGTTGCTAGCATGGCCATTGACTGTCCCATTGGCCGCCTTCAAGTCGAGAGAAGCTATTCCATTGCCCCCTTCTCCGAAACTCGACTCATAAAGCACTACTGTAGCTTTTGGACTGTAGTGCTTGTACTTCATCCCTGGAGCCCGAGGTGCAGCTTTTCCCTCTTCGCTCTTGTCTTGATAAGCTATTGATACATTCTCCCAACCGGGGCAGCTTCGTAGCTCATCTATTCCGATACCTCCTGGGCGAAGGACGACGGGGGGGTCACATAGTCCATCCACAACAGTGCTCTCCACACCTACTTGGCAGTGTCCACCGTCCAAAATGAGCTCGATCTTTCCGTTGAGGTCGTCCATCACATGTTGTGCCGCTGTGGGTGAAGGTTTGGTGGAAGCGTTGGCTGATGGTGCTGCCAGGGGTACACCAGCTAGCTTGATAAGAGACAAGGCGagggttgaagatggcattcGCACGCCAAAGGTCTTGAGACCTGCAGTCACCTCAGGCGCTAGTTTCGACGGTACCGGGTTAGGTAGAAGAATAGTCAGAGGTCCAGGCCAGAAACGCTCTATCAAAGCCCTGTATCGTTGGGGTATAGGATCAGTTTCATCAGTGTGGCCGATATACTGTCGCAGCATTTCCAGGTCGCAAACATGTGAAATGAGAGGGTTATCTGAAGGTCGTCCCTTTGCCGAATAGATTCCTTTAACTGAGGGAGTCCGAGTAGCATCTGCACCAAGGCCATATACAGTCTCTGTCGGGAATGCGACAGGCGTGTCCTTGGTCCGTAG of Fusarium oxysporum Fo47 chromosome I, complete sequence contains these proteins:
- a CDS encoding coatomer subunit zeta; protein product: MAPGMSLFSVQAILILSTEDGSRIFAKYFQPPHSAPNAPTSTSANPYSDAKSQKAFEKGLIDKTAKQNGDIILYDNRIVLYKMESDVMMYVVGSVDENEILLYNTILALRDSLHILFKQSVDKRTIVENYDLVSLAIDEIVDDGIILETDPTIITQRVSRAPTQDMPVGRIDLSEQGVNNLAQLGKSKLADWLRQGL
- a CDS encoding DHBP synthase RibB-like alpha/beta domain-containing protein is translated as METRIVKVPSKGSLGQFRPGDGLAKLNHWEVQCENKLALEALQDAAHLLRTKDTPVAFPTETVYGLGADATRTPSVKGIYSAKGRPSDNPLISHVCDLEMLRQYIGHTDETDPIPQRYRALIERFWPGPLTILLPNPVPSKLAPEVTAGLKTFGVRMPSSTLALSLIKLAGVPLAAPSANASTKPSPTAAQHVMDDLNGKIELILDGGHCQVGVESTVVDGLCDPPVVLRPGGIGIDELRSCPGWENVSIAYQDKSEEGKAAPRAPGMKYKHYSPKATVVLYESSFGEGGNGIASLDLKAANGTVNGHASNGERKGRVVGVIRTQRWKSGAGLRCASFQHLTDVQGPDEDDSPFQVYEGDLLDEKEQPIGKILDIDLGRGTEGIARGLFAALREFDRRGADTIFVDGIEDRSDIAAAVMNRLRKAASETRA